The Impatiens glandulifera chromosome 3, dImpGla2.1, whole genome shotgun sequence genome contains a region encoding:
- the LOC124928637 gene encoding probable galacturonosyltransferase-like 1 — protein MMPKPPSRFHLQTILLLILSFSTFSHAADRGGDRAAVFTSISQQFREAPEFYNSRDCPTVSDDDGLFCSQNAVHVAMTLDLTYIRGSMAAILSVLQHSACPQNVIFHFVAAADVSLLRTVIATSFPYLKFEIYIFNSAAVAGLISTSIRSALDCPLNYARSYLANLLPLCVTRIVYLDSDLILVDDIAKLAATPLYGGAVLAAPEYCNANFTSYFTLSFWSNPSLSSTFSDRKACYFNTGVMVIDLNRWRDGDYTTKIEDWMVLQKRMRIYELGSLPPFLLVFAGKIAPVDHRWNQHGLGGDNFRGLCRELHSGPVSLLHWSGKGKPWARLDASRPCPLDAIWAPYDLLKTPFSLD, from the coding sequence ATGATGCCTAAACCGCCATCGCGTTTCCATCTCCAAACCATTCTACTGCTAATTCTCTCTTTCTCTACATTCTCCCACGCCGCCGATCGCGGCGGTGATCGCGCAGCCGTTTTCACTTCTATCTCTCAACAATTTAGAGAAGCACCGGAGTTTTACAACTCCCGCGACTGTCCCACCGTCTCCGACGACGACGGTTTGTTCTGCTCTCAGAATGCAGTCCACGTCGCAATGACTCTCGATCTAACCTACATTCGAGGATCCATGGCCGCCATTCTCTCTGTCCTCCAACACTCTGCCTGTCCACAGAACGTTATTTTCCATTTCGTAGCCGCAGCAGACGTCTCTCTTCTCAGAACCGTCATCGCTACTTCCTTCCCTTACCTCAAATTCGAAATCTATATCTTCAATTCCGCCGCAGTTGCCGGCCTCATTTCAACATCAATCAGATCCGCACTCGATTGTCCGCTTAATTACGCTCGAAGTTATCTCGCAAATCTTCTCCCGTTATGCGTCACTAGAATCGTATACCTAGATTCGGATCTAATCCTCGTAGACGACATCGCTAAACTCGCCGCTACGCCTCTCTACGGCGGTGCCGTACTCGCTGCCCCTGAATACTGTAACGCGAATTTCACTTCCTATTTCACTCTATCCTTCTGGTCAAATCCTTCTCTATCCTCAACTTTTTCCGATAGAAAGGCATGTTACTTCAACACCGGCGTGATGGTGATCGATCTGAATCGTTGGCGGGACGGCGATTACACGACGAAGATTGAAGACTGGATGGTGCTTCAGAAGAGGATGAGGATATACGAATTAGGTTCGTTGCCGCCATTTCTGTTGGTATTCGCCGGGAAAATTGCTCCCGTTGATCATCGATGGAACCAGCACGGACTTGGAGGTGATAATTTCCGGGGACTTTGCCGGGAATTACACTCTGGTCCTGTGAGTCTGTTGCATTGGAGCGGGAAAGGAAAGCCATGGGCCAGGCTTGATGCCAGTCGGCCATGTCCTTTGGATGCAATTTGGGCGCCATACGATTTGCTGAAAACACCATTTTCGCTCGATTGA
- the LOC124928635 gene encoding leishmanolysin-like: protein MRLFWTKFRLAAFVSQILLILLLEVFCSEGKEYNNPWVDSEKGRDNNIISHSCIHDKILEQRRRPGSKIYSVTSQVYEPPAVPDSLHVKGRALLGMSNVVQDKQVKQPIRIYLNYDAVGHSTDRDCINVGSIVKLGEPANSNHHHMPFCNPRGNPPVFGDCFYNCTSEDISGEDKRHRLRMALGQTADWFKKALAVEPVKGNLRLSGYSACGQDGGVQLPREYVDDGVPDADLVLLVTTRPTTGNTLAWAVACERDQWGRAVAGHVNVAPRHLTAEAETLLSATLIHEVMHVLGFDPHAFAHFRDERKRRRSRVTEQVTDEKLGRMVTRVVLPRVVMHSRHHYGAFSDNFTGLELEDGGGRGTSGSHWEKRLLMNEIMTGSVDTRSVVSKMTLALLEDSGWYQANYSMADRLDWGRNQGTEFVSSPCNLWKGAYHCNSTQVSGCTYNREAEGYCPIVTYNGDLPQWARYFSQANKGGQSSLADYCTYYVAYSDGSCTDTNSARSPDRMLGEVRGSKSRCMASSLVRTGFVRGSTTQGNGCYQHRCLNNSLEVAVDGIWKVCPEAGGPIQFPGFNGQLVCPLFHELCSTELVPVSRQCPNFCNYNGDCINGRCNCFIGFHGNNCGKRLCPKKCNGHGECLDNGICQCRIGYTGIDCSTAVCDEQCSLHGGVCDNGVCEFRCSDYAGYTCQNSSSLTPSLKFCKEVLKNDGPGQHCAPSELSILQQLEEVVVNPNYNRLLPGVIPGKWWRIVKPRDGHCKAAAQQLACWISIQKCERDGDNRLRVCNSACRLYNLACSASLDCSDQTLFSNEKGDGEGQCTGSGMIELPWYSKLRLKFLIL, encoded by the exons ATGAGGTTGTTTTGGACCAAATTTCGGCTCGCCGCTTTCGTTTCGCAG ATCTTACTGATTTTGTTGCTGGAGGTGTTCTGTTCAGAAGGGAAAGAATACAACAATCCATGGGTAGATTCAGAAAAGGGAAGGGATAACAACATCATATCACATTCTTGTATTCATGATAAGATACTTGAACAAAGAAGACGGCCAGGCAGCAAAATCTACTCGGTTACATCCCAGGTTTATGAACCGCCTGCTGTCCCTGATTCTCTTCACGTCAAGGGAAGGGCTTTGCTCGGGATGTCAAATGTTGTCCAGGATAAACAAGTTAAACAACCTATTAGGATTTATTTGAATTACGATGCTGTTGGCCACTCAACCGATAGGGATTGCATAAACGTTGGCAGTATAGTGAAG CTTGGGGAGCCTGCAAATTCTAATCATCATCATATGCCCTTTTGTAATCCTCGTGGAAATCCACCTGTTTTTGGAGATTGCTTCTATAATTGCACCTCGGAGGATATATCGGGTGAAGACAAAAGACATCGCCTTAGAATG GCTTTGGGGCAGACAGCGGATTGGTTCAAGAAGGCGTTAGCTGTTGAGCCTGTGAAAGGGAATTTAAGGTTGAGTGGATATTCTGCTTGTGGACAAGATGGAGGCGTACAACTTCCGAGGGAATATGTTGACG ATGGTGTTCCTGATGCAGACTTAGTTCTTTTGGTAACAACAAGGCCTACAACAGGCAACACTCTAGCATGGGCAGTAGCATGCGAAAGGGATCAATGGGGTCGTGCTGTTGCCG GACATGTGAATGTTGCTCCTCGCCACTTAACTGCTGAAGCAGAAACATTGCTTTCGGCTACGCTTATACACGAG GTTATGCATGTTCTTGGTTTTGATCCTCACGCATTTGCTCATTTTAGAGATGAGAGGAAGAGAAGGCGAAGCCGG GTTACTGAACAAGTGACCGACGAAAAACTTGGACGTATGGTTACACGGGTTGTGCTTCCTCGTGTTGTGATGCATTCACGCCATCATTATGGG GCATTCTCAGATAATTTTACTGGTTTAGAGTTAGAAGATGGTGGAGGCCGTGGCACGTcag GCTCTCATTGGGAGAAGAGGCTTCTGATGAATGAAATCATGACGGGTTCAGTCGATACAAGATCAGTAGTATCTAAAATGACACTTGCCTTGTTAGAAGATAGTGGATGGTATCAGGCTAATTATAGCATGGCTGATCGACTTGATTGGGGACGTAATCAAGGAACAGAGTTCGTTTCCTCTCCTTGTAACCTATGGAAGGGAGCCTATCATTGTAACTCTACACAGGTTTCTGGTTGTACTTATAATAGGGAAGCCGAAGGCTATTGCCCTATTGTGACTTACAATGGAGATCTTCCACAATGGGCTCGCTATTTTTCGCAGGCAAACAAAG GTGGGCAATCGTCGCTAGCTGATTACTGCACTTATTATGTAGCTTATTCTGATGGATCGTGTACAGACACAAACAGTGCTCGATCGCCCGACAGAATGTTGGGTGAGGTTCGAGGAAGTAAGTCGAG GTGTATGGCTTCATCGCTTGTACGTACAGGCTTTGTACGGGGTTCGACAACTCAAGGAAATGGTTGTTATCAGCATCGATGCCTAAACAACTCATTAGAG GTTGCTGTTGATGGTATATGGAAAGTATGCCCTGAAGCCGGAGGCCCAATTCAGTTTCCTGGTTTTAATG GGCAGCTGGTTTGCCCGCTTTTTCATGAACTATGCAGCACAGAACTTGTTCCGGTGTCTAGACAGTGTCCAAACTTTTGTAACTACAATGGAGATTGTATTAATGGGAGATGTAATTGCTTTATCGGTTTCCATGGCAACAACTGTGGTAAAA GATTATGCCCCAAAAAATGTAATGGCCATGGCGAGTGTCTAGATAATGGTATTTGCCAATGCCGAATTGGGTATACTGGCATCGACTGCTCTACCG CTGTATGCGATGAACAATGTAGCCTTCATGGAGGAGTATGTGATAACGGAGTATGTGAATTCCGTTGTTCAGATTATGCTGGTTATACATGCCAGAATAGCTCGAGCCTGACTCCGAGCCTCAAGTTTTGCAAAGAAGTGCTGAAGAACGATGGACCGGGCCAACATTGTGCCCCTAGTGAGTTGAGCATATTGCAGCAGCTAGAAGAGGTTGTGGTGAACCCAAATTACAACCGATTATTACCAGGTGTCATTCCCGGGAAATGGTGGAGAATCGTCAAGCCTCGGGATGGCCATTGTAAAGCAGCTGCTCAGCAACTAGCCTGTTGG ATATCAATCCAGAAGTGCGAAAGAGATGGTGACAACAGGCTTCGCGTGTGTAATTCAGCTTGTCGGTTATACAACTTGGCATGTTCAGCTTCGCTTGACTGCTCGGACCAGACCCTGTTCAGCAACGAGAAAGGAGACGGAGAAGGGCAATGTACAGGGTCTGGCATGATCGAGTTGCCATGGTATTCCAAGTTAAGGTTGAAGTTCTTGATATTATGA